One genomic window of Candidatus Kuenenia stuttgartiensis includes the following:
- a CDS encoding sugar transferase — translation MLKEYHLFFRRLMICFDLFIVTISFFLSPFLFSDYGDVIQQFGNYFILLPALLSVWGIFLHNFGMYESFRTKNITEVIFPVIETALVGGGLLGSFVFLAKIQTIGSEHLFYSFFMATILLCGEKVSLLFFMQYQRKNGFNTRNILIVGTGKRAQHFINTIGKNVEWGINVIGLIDNDAAKKNTVVCGNKVIGAVKDIPAIIHKTVVDEVMFVVPRSWLNTVEEMIRYLCDIEGLKVSVAVDLFTLNLARTKYSHVTPDTIGKTRSYLSEFPLLVFESAPDKLLQLFIKRLMDIIFSGIALVSLFPVFLIIAIAIKTTSNGPLFFKQKRCSLNGRVFKLYKFRTMVADAEAKRGALLKNNEMQGPVFKMSNDPRVTKIGKFLRKYSIDEFPQFWNVLKGDMSLVGPRPPIPKEVDEYEPWHRRRLSMRPGLTCIWQVSGRNKITNFDEWMRLDLEYIDNWSVWLDFKILFGTVPAVLAGSGAK, via the coding sequence ATGTTAAAAGAATATCACCTATTTTTCAGAAGGCTGATGATTTGTTTCGATTTGTTTATCGTCACAATATCTTTTTTCCTGTCCCCGTTTTTATTCAGCGACTACGGCGATGTTATTCAGCAGTTTGGCAACTATTTCATACTATTGCCTGCGCTGTTGAGCGTGTGGGGGATATTTCTGCATAATTTTGGCATGTATGAATCTTTCAGGACAAAGAACATTACCGAAGTGATCTTCCCCGTAATAGAAACAGCTTTAGTGGGAGGAGGTCTTTTGGGAAGCTTTGTGTTCCTTGCAAAGATTCAAACGATAGGCAGTGAGCATTTGTTTTACTCTTTTTTCATGGCGACTATATTATTATGCGGCGAAAAGGTTTCGCTTTTATTTTTTATGCAGTATCAGCGTAAAAATGGCTTTAACACGAGAAACATTTTAATTGTTGGTACTGGTAAAAGGGCGCAGCATTTTATAAACACCATCGGAAAAAATGTGGAATGGGGTATTAATGTTATCGGTCTTATTGATAACGATGCGGCAAAAAAGAATACTGTGGTATGCGGAAATAAAGTAATTGGCGCCGTTAAAGATATCCCTGCAATAATTCATAAAACTGTTGTAGACGAAGTCATGTTTGTTGTTCCCAGGTCATGGTTAAACACGGTGGAAGAAATGATTCGGTACTTGTGCGATATAGAGGGACTAAAGGTGAGTGTGGCAGTGGATTTGTTTACGCTTAATTTGGCAAGGACAAAGTATAGCCATGTAACCCCGGATACCATCGGTAAGACCAGGAGTTATCTGTCGGAATTTCCTTTGCTTGTTTTTGAAAGCGCTCCGGACAAATTATTGCAGCTTTTTATTAAACGTCTTATGGACATAATCTTTTCAGGAATAGCGCTTGTCTCGTTATTTCCAGTGTTTCTCATTATAGCAATTGCAATAAAAACTACGTCAAACGGTCCTTTATTTTTTAAACAGAAGAGATGCAGTTTAAACGGAAGAGTATTTAAATTGTACAAGTTCAGGACAATGGTTGCAGATGCTGAAGCAAAACGGGGGGCGCTGTTAAAGAACAATGAAATGCAAGGACCTGTCTTTAAGATGTCAAATGATCCGCGTGTGACAAAAATCGGAAAGTTTTTGCGCAAGTATAGTATAGATGAATTCCCGCAATTTTGGAATGTATTGAAAGGCGATATGAGTTTGGTAGGGCCTCGCCCACCCATTCCAAAGGAAGTGGATGAATATGAACCATGGCATAGAAGACGGCTGAGCATGAGACCAGGGTTAACCTGCATATGGCAAGTGTCAGGAAGAAATAAAATTACCAATTTTGATGAATGGATGCGGTTGGATTTGGAATATATTGACAACTGGTCAGTCTGGCTGGATTTTAAAATACTTTTTGGAACAGTGCCTGCGGTATTAGCAGGTTCCGGGGCTAAATGA
- a CDS encoding helix-turn-helix transcriptional regulator, whose protein sequence is MNKTCHYDYNNFAHGKAFIFYRQGYDKYASKVFYSPAAIDILLRSNLVGTKGKAAAPDISLFCDKWKKLLDRKFEEIGNESEKKTEPTYFIDLIKSQKRRYAVRGTTLSDSAQNINQAEWPHLFILDRTHSDHAHIAQSFRKWHLNRREQEIVQLLLDDHSNKEIALNLNLSYNTIKGYLRLLMRKLDVNSRAGIISRLLYINNLNVNYS, encoded by the coding sequence ATGAATAAAACATGTCATTATGATTATAATAATTTCGCACATGGCAAGGCATTTATCTTTTACCGGCAAGGATATGATAAATATGCCTCAAAGGTATTTTATAGTCCGGCGGCAATAGACATTTTGCTGCGATCAAATCTGGTTGGGACAAAAGGAAAAGCAGCTGCACCTGATATATCGTTATTTTGTGATAAATGGAAAAAATTGCTGGATAGAAAATTTGAAGAAATCGGAAATGAATCAGAAAAGAAGACCGAACCAACTTACTTTATCGATCTCATTAAGAGCCAGAAAAGAAGGTATGCCGTGCGCGGAACAACACTTTCAGATTCAGCACAGAATATAAATCAGGCGGAATGGCCCCATTTGTTCATATTGGACAGGACGCATTCCGACCATGCGCATATCGCCCAAAGCTTCCGCAAATGGCATCTGAACAGAAGGGAACAGGAAATCGTTCAATTACTGCTTGATGACCACAGCAATAAAGAGATCGCTCTCAATCTTAATTTAAGCTACAACACCATTAAAGGATATTTGAGACTTCTTATGCGAAAGCTTGATGTAAATAGCAGGGCAGGGATTATATCAAGGCTGCTCTATATTAACAATCTTAACGTTAATTATTCTTAA